Part of the Nocardia farcinica genome, GTGTCCGGCCTGCCCGGCCCCACCGACGCCTGGATCACGCTGGCCGGGCTGGCCAGGGAGACCTCCCGCATCCGGCTGGGCACGCTGGTCACCTCGGCCACGTTCCGGCATCCGTCCGTGCTGGCCATCTCCGTCGCGCAGGTGGACCGGATGTCCGGCGGCCGGGTGGAGTTCGGGTTCGGCGCGGGCTGGTTCGACGCCGAGCACACCGCGTACGGCATCACCCTGCCCGAGGTGCGCGAACGCTTCGACCGCTACGCCGAGCAGCTGGCCATCATCACCGGCCTGTGGGAGACCCCCGAGGGGTCGACCTTCGACTTCGTCGGCAAGCACTACGAGCTGCAGGGCAGCCCGGCGCTGCCCAAGCCCGCGCAGTCGCCGCGGCCGCCGGTGATCATCGGCGGCACCGGCAAGAAGCAGACCCCGGAGCTGGCCGCCCGCTACGCCCAGGAGTTCAACCTCCCGTTCAGCGATGCCACCTCCGCGGCCGCCCAGTTCGAGCGGGTCGCCGACGCCGCGCGCGCGATCGGCCGCGATCCGGGTGAGATCGTGCGCTCGGCCGCGCAGGTGCTGTGTGTCGGCCGCGACGACACCGAGGTCGCCCGGCGCGCCGCTGCCATCGGCCGCGAGGTCGCCGAGCTGAAGGAGAACGGCCTGGCCGGCACGCCCGCCGAGGTCGTGGACAAGATCGGCCGCTACCGCGCCGAGACCGGCATCACCCGCCTCTACCTGCAAACCCTCGACCTCGGCGATCTGGACCACCTGGAACTGGTCGCGGCCGAGATCGCACCGCAGCTGGATTGACCTGCGGCCGAGCGCCTTCGGTGCGCTCGGCCGGCTAGTCCCGCTCCGGCGGCCGCGCCGCCCAGGCGCGCAACGCGTCGTCGACTCGGGCCAGCACCTCGATCGGCAGTGGCTCGTGGGTGCCGGGCCGCCAGGGCGGGTCCGTGGGCGGTGTGCGCCGCGGCAGCCGCCGTACGTCCTCCTCGTGCCCTGCGGTCCGGTCCGCGTCCTCGTCCATGTCCGCCCCCTCCTGCGGTGGGTCAATCGTCTTCCCGGTCACGGTCGTCGTCCTCGTCGACGGGGTCTTCGGCGACGGGCCAGGACAGCGCCACGGTGAGGCCGATCAGCCCGAGGACCAGCACCACGAGCACGCCGTCGGCCAGACTCATTCGTCCTCCCGTTCGGGCCAGCGGTAGCCGCGCGGGTAGACGCGCGACGGGGTGACGAGGGCGGCCAGGTCGGTCACGACGTGACGGACCGGGTCGACGTGTTCGAGGCCGGGCGTCACCACGGCCGCCGCCGCGAATTCGTCGAGGTGGCGGGCGATCGCGAGTGCCGTCAGCATCGGACCCGCGTCGAGGAAGACGGTGAACACCAACCGGAAATCGGGCCCGGCGATCGCCGTGAGGTCGATCTGCTTGCCGCGCAGGAGTTCTGGTCGAATCACACCGATCGCGGGTCGGCGTTCGCCTGGCATCGATCTGCTCCCTCTGCCGTGTCGAATGGGTGGTGGAAGCCGCCGGTTCGGCACCGGGCGGATGCTCCGGTAGTAGCGTGGCGCAGAGGCGTTGCCGTACGCGGAAATCCGTGTTCACAGACCTGTTGACAGCAGTTCCGGGAG contains:
- a CDS encoding LLM class F420-dependent oxidoreductase; translation: MDLRIFTEPQQGASYDDLLRVAKTTEDAGFDAFFRSDHFLKMGEVSGLPGPTDAWITLAGLARETSRIRLGTLVTSATFRHPSVLAISVAQVDRMSGGRVEFGFGAGWFDAEHTAYGITLPEVRERFDRYAEQLAIITGLWETPEGSTFDFVGKHYELQGSPALPKPAQSPRPPVIIGGTGKKQTPELAARYAQEFNLPFSDATSAAAQFERVADAARAIGRDPGEIVRSAAQVLCVGRDDTEVARRAAAIGREVAELKENGLAGTPAEVVDKIGRYRAETGITRLYLQTLDLGDLDHLELVAAEIAPQLD
- a CDS encoding sugar phosphate isomerase family, which codes for MPGERRPAIGVIRPELLRGKQIDLTAIAGPDFRLVFTVFLDAGPMLTALAIARHLDEFAAAAVVTPGLEHVDPVRHVVTDLAALVTPSRVYPRGYRWPEREDE